In Parasegetibacter sp. NRK P23, the genomic stretch AATTACTCTTCCACTACCTCCACCGTAAGGCTGTTCAGCGTATAAGTATCAGGAATGGAAGTAGGTAAGCCGTAACGAACTCTTTTCTTGAAGGGGAATTTCCCCGGGATTTTTGCGGACAATTTCACCGATTCCGTAGCGCCTTTCTGACGGTCGGGCACAAATGAGAGCAGGGAGAAGAAAAAAGGATCGCCTTCGTCCATTCCGGCGATGGCCGCTCTCCGGTCCGCTATCCGGCAACGTGCGAACTCGTTCAGGCCGGCAGTAAAAGTTCCTTCCTGTGCAACACTATCGCCACGCAATAATACTTTCGCAGGCAACTCGAACCAATCGCCCATGCGGCTGCTGAAGCAGGAATCACTATAGGAGGTCATATTTCCGCGTGGCGTTACGATCACCGGGCCGTGAAGGGTGTCGTTTTTTATCTTATGGTTCACCACGAGTACATTTCTGCCCTGGAACTGTTGTTCTATCGGCCAGAAATTATAATTGTTTCTGCGGGCATAAATTGAATTCAACGACAGTGCCGTATCGCCGGAATAGAACCAATGTTTGGCCGCGTTCTGATAAGAACTCACAAACACCACTGGTCTTCCTTTCGCCTCCGCCTTAATGGCAGCTGCACGTTCCCTGTTTTTATGGAACTCGTCTTTTTTCAACCAGGGTAGCGGGTTCACATCCATCAGCATATACACCCTTACTACCAGTACCAGCATGATGGTGGCGAAAGCGCTGATGCGGAGGAAGGGCCACCATTTCCTTTCCCGGGAAAGATAAGTATGCCCCAGCACGATCAGGGGGATGAAGATGGGCACTGTCCAGTTTGCCTCTACCCTTCCTTTTATGGTACTGATGGCGAAAAAGCCGAGGATGCCGAAAAGCGTCCAACGCAGCGCTTTCTCCAATGGCGTTTCCGACTTGTGTTTCCAGGCGCCCCACAACAGGAGCCAGCCGATGATCGGCCCCATGAAAGCCAACTGCCCCACCACATATTCAATGGTGAAGCCGGCCTGGTAACGAACGGCGTTCCGTTCAAATAGATGGTATTGCACA encodes the following:
- a CDS encoding glycosyltransferase family 39 protein, producing the protein MQASAPARPVSVSPRIFFIAWFIIGLIQATGTGLLDDEAYYWVYSRFLDWGYFDHPPMTALLIKLGTLLFPGELGARFFILVLNTLTLMIIHSMLREKNNTVFYWIAGGLAVLQIGGMLAVPDLPLVFFIACFFYVYKRFLEHKSFTNTFLLGAVMAAMLYSKYHGVLVVFFTLLSNLKLLKYYQSWLAVIIASILFIPHLVWQYQHGFPSVQYHLFERNAVRYQAGFTIEYVVGQLAFMGPIIGWLLLWGAWKHKSETPLEKALRWTLFGILGFFAISTIKGRVEANWTVPIFIPLIVLGHTYLSRERKWWPFLRISAFATIMLVLVVRVYMLMDVNPLPWLKKDEFHKNRERAAAIKAEAKGRPVVFVSSYQNAAKHWFYSGDTALSLNSIYARRNNYNFWPIEQQFQGRNVLVVNHKIKNDTLHGPVIVTPRGNMTSYSDSCFSSRMGDWFELPAKVLLRGDSVAQEGTFTAGLNEFARCRIADRRAAIAGMDEGDPFFFSLLSFVPDRQKGATESVKLSAKIPGKFPFKKRVRYGLPTSIPDTYTLNSLTVEVVEE